From a region of the Hymenobacter jejuensis genome:
- the galK gene encoding galactokinase has protein sequence MLSQAVAATFRQHFGSTPLVVRAPGRVNLIGEHTDYNQGFVLPAAVDKEIYFAVALNNTTDINLYSSDLQEALSLPAADVHRTDTQWANYLLGVVAQFQQRGLTVPGFDCVFGGTVPIGAGMSSSAAVECGLAFALNHLMHTNLDRMTLAHMGQKAEHEYAGVKSGLMDQFASLFGRAGQVVRLDCRSLEYEYFPFDTSTTRIVLCNSGVKHSLASSEYNTRRQECEHGVAVLQKHYPQVQSLRDATPAQLQAHQAEMGDVVYQRCLYVVQENERVDVACRALLAGDLANFGQQMYASHAGLRDQYQVSCRELDILVEAARSLPGVYGARMMGGGFGGCTINLVAVDQVDQFVEKMTAAYQEQLGLKLETYQTTIVYGVGTMEAVASK, from the coding sequence ATGTTATCCCAAGCCGTTGCCGCTACTTTCCGCCAACACTTTGGCTCAACTCCTTTGGTGGTGCGCGCACCCGGCCGGGTTAACTTAATCGGCGAGCACACCGACTATAATCAAGGTTTTGTGCTGCCAGCGGCGGTCGATAAAGAGATCTATTTTGCGGTGGCCCTCAACAACACCACCGATATCAATTTGTATTCCAGCGATTTACAGGAGGCCCTGTCGTTGCCCGCTGCGGATGTGCACCGCACGGATACGCAGTGGGCCAATTACTTGCTGGGGGTCGTGGCGCAGTTTCAGCAGCGCGGCCTTACAGTACCGGGTTTCGACTGCGTGTTTGGCGGCACGGTACCCATTGGGGCAGGCATGTCATCGTCGGCAGCGGTAGAATGCGGCTTGGCTTTCGCACTGAACCATCTGATGCACACCAACTTGGATCGCATGACACTGGCCCACATGGGGCAAAAGGCCGAACACGAATACGCGGGCGTAAAGTCGGGCCTAATGGACCAGTTCGCTAGTTTGTTTGGCCGCGCCGGGCAAGTTGTGCGCCTCGACTGCCGCTCCTTGGAGTACGAGTATTTCCCTTTCGACACTTCCACCACGCGCATTGTGTTGTGCAACTCGGGCGTAAAGCACTCGCTGGCCAGCTCCGAATACAACACGCGCCGCCAAGAGTGCGAACACGGCGTGGCGGTGCTGCAAAAGCATTATCCGCAGGTGCAAAGCCTACGCGATGCCACGCCCGCACAGCTACAGGCCCACCAAGCTGAAATGGGTGATGTCGTGTACCAGCGCTGCTTGTACGTGGTACAGGAAAACGAGCGCGTAGACGTTGCCTGTCGGGCTCTGCTTGCTGGTGATTTGGCTAACTTTGGCCAGCAGATGTACGCCTCCCATGCCGGCTTGCGTGATCAGTACCAAGTTAGCTGCCGCGAGTTGGACATATTGGTAGAAGCTGCCCGCAGCTTGCCCGGCGTGTACGGAGCACGCATGATGGGCGGCGGTTTTGGCGGCTGCACCATCAATTTGGTCGCCGTGGATCAGGTGGATCAGTTTGTGGAAAAAATGACGGCTGCTTATCAGGAGCAGCTTGGCCTAAAGCTCGAAACGTACCAAACAACCATCGTCTATGGCGTTGGGACGATGGAGGCCGTTGCCAGTAAATAG
- a CDS encoding endo-1,4-beta-xylanase produces MNSRKSLIGACMAALSLGFVQKSEPALKDVFKGDFYVGAALNNAQISGRDPQATALIKKQFNTISPENLLKWEAVHPGPTTYNFKPADDYVAFGQQNKMFIVGHTLMWHQQTPKWVFEDETGKPASREVLLKRLEEHINTVVGRYKGKINGWDVVNEAIDDQQGGLRKTKWLEILGEDFAAKAFEFAHKADPKAELYYNDYSLYRPEKREGVIKLVKSLQAKGVKVTAIGMQGHYGLTRPTIEQVEASIVAFAKLGVHVNFTELDIDVLPNPSKRQGADIADTFAADEKYNVYTTGLPDSVQQKLTQRYADLFALFHKHRDVIDRITLWGVTDANSWLNDWPITGRTSYPLLFDRSYQPKPAFEAVIRAAKKDKI; encoded by the coding sequence ATGAATTCTAGGAAATCCTTGATCGGTGCCTGCATGGCCGCTTTGAGTCTAGGCTTTGTGCAGAAGTCCGAGCCTGCGCTGAAGGATGTGTTTAAAGGCGATTTCTACGTGGGCGCGGCGCTGAACAACGCCCAGATCAGTGGCCGCGATCCGCAGGCTACCGCCCTGATTAAGAAGCAGTTCAATACCATTAGCCCCGAAAACCTGCTCAAGTGGGAGGCAGTGCACCCGGGTCCTACGACCTACAACTTCAAGCCTGCCGACGATTACGTAGCATTCGGGCAGCAGAACAAGATGTTCATCGTGGGCCACACGCTGATGTGGCACCAACAGACGCCCAAGTGGGTGTTTGAAGACGAAACCGGCAAGCCCGCCAGCCGCGAAGTGCTGCTCAAGCGCCTCGAAGAGCACATCAACACGGTTGTGGGTCGCTACAAAGGCAAAATCAACGGCTGGGACGTAGTCAACGAGGCCATCGACGACCAGCAGGGTGGCCTGCGCAAAACCAAATGGCTGGAGATTCTGGGCGAAGATTTCGCGGCCAAAGCCTTCGAGTTTGCCCACAAAGCCGACCCGAAAGCCGAGCTCTATTACAACGACTACAGCCTCTATCGCCCCGAAAAGCGCGAAGGCGTAATCAAGCTGGTTAAAAGCTTGCAGGCCAAAGGCGTGAAGGTCACGGCCATCGGCATGCAGGGCCATTACGGCCTGACGCGCCCCACCATCGAGCAAGTGGAGGCCAGTATCGTGGCGTTTGCGAAGCTGGGCGTGCACGTAAACTTCACGGAGCTGGACATCGACGTGCTGCCCAACCCCAGCAAACGACAGGGTGCCGATATCGCCGACACCTTCGCCGCCGACGAGAAATACAACGTCTACACCACCGGCCTGCCCGATTCGGTGCAGCAAAAGCTGACGCAGCGCTACGCCGACCTGTTTGCCCTGTTCCACAAGCACCGCGATGTCATCGACCGCATCACGCTCTGGGGCGTCACCGACGCCAACTCCTGGCTGAACGATTGGCCCATCACAGGCCGGACAAGCTATCCGCTGCTCTTCGACCGCAGCTACCAGCCAAAGCCTGCTTTCGAGGCGGTGATTAGGGCTGCGAAAAAGGATAAAATCTAA
- a CDS encoding family 43 glycosylhydrolase — protein sequence MSFDLEPGAFSAFSTDLLADCQGQTPSDTAAVANIAPPVSAQPVTTYANIVLPGDFPDPTVTKIGDTYWASATSAEWGSIFPLFKSTNLVTWELVGHVFPDSMPGWAEASFWAPEISHENGKTYICYTARQKNGPLCVAIASADDPAGPYTDHGPLIGQCNGSIDGFPVRDEHGELYMVWKEDGNAYGEPTPIWAQRLNEERTALLGEQVELFRNDARWEGNLVEGSAIVRHEGYFYMFYAGNGCCGSGCTYATGVARSRSLLGPWEKNEQNPILTKNKTWNCPGHGTVAEYNGRWFLLHHAYHASSHEFVGRQGILSEFTWNEQGWPEFEGISPQAAPLQNVGVLNVTDNFTGNKLAGTWQWPICKQPVASVSDGQLLLNACPENLGAMVAQRTYAATYKTTATLDFGTLPARTFAGLAAVGDPQNALALMAGDGMLQLWSVKAGQTQCLIKVSVEECESLGLRFEAWGGQRYRFSYCTNGVTWQAMPMNSFALNGTYLPPWDRGIRVGLLAQGPETATVAFNDFTIRNQR from the coding sequence GTGTCCTTCGACTTAGAACCCGGAGCCTTTTCGGCTTTCAGCACGGATTTACTGGCTGATTGCCAAGGCCAAACACCCAGCGATACCGCTGCGGTTGCTAACATCGCCCCACCTGTGTCGGCGCAACCGGTCACGACGTACGCCAACATTGTGCTGCCCGGCGACTTTCCCGACCCGACCGTTACCAAAATCGGGGATACGTATTGGGCCAGCGCCACTTCGGCGGAGTGGGGCTCGATTTTCCCTCTGTTCAAATCAACTAACCTCGTTACGTGGGAGTTAGTAGGCCACGTTTTCCCGGATAGCATGCCGGGGTGGGCCGAAGCCAGCTTCTGGGCTCCCGAAATCAGCCACGAAAACGGCAAAACCTACATCTGCTACACGGCCCGCCAAAAAAATGGCCCGCTGTGCGTAGCTATCGCCAGCGCCGACGATCCGGCCGGGCCTTACACCGACCACGGCCCGCTGATTGGCCAATGCAACGGCTCCATCGACGGGTTTCCGGTGCGCGACGAACACGGCGAGCTGTACATGGTCTGGAAAGAAGACGGTAATGCCTACGGCGAGCCTACGCCCATCTGGGCCCAGCGCCTGAACGAAGAGCGCACGGCTTTGCTGGGTGAGCAAGTAGAACTGTTTCGCAACGACGCCAGGTGGGAAGGCAACCTGGTAGAGGGATCGGCCATTGTGCGCCACGAGGGCTATTTCTACATGTTCTACGCGGGCAATGGCTGCTGCGGCAGCGGCTGCACGTATGCTACCGGCGTGGCCCGCTCGCGTAGCCTGCTCGGCCCGTGGGAGAAAAATGAGCAGAACCCGATCCTGACCAAAAACAAAACCTGGAACTGTCCTGGGCACGGCACCGTAGCCGAATACAACGGCCGGTGGTTTTTGCTGCACCACGCGTATCATGCTAGTAGTCATGAGTTTGTGGGGCGGCAGGGGATTCTGAGCGAATTTACCTGGAATGAGCAGGGCTGGCCCGAATTTGAAGGAATCAGCCCGCAGGCCGCGCCGCTGCAAAACGTGGGCGTGTTGAATGTGACCGACAACTTCACCGGCAACAAACTAGCTGGTACGTGGCAATGGCCCATCTGCAAGCAGCCGGTAGCCAGCGTAAGCGACGGTCAACTACTGCTGAATGCTTGCCCCGAAAATCTGGGCGCCATGGTAGCGCAGCGGACGTACGCTGCAACGTACAAAACCACGGCTACCCTCGATTTTGGTACCTTGCCGGCCCGTACCTTTGCCGGTCTCGCCGCCGTCGGCGATCCTCAAAATGCCTTGGCTCTGATGGCCGGCGACGGCATGCTACAGCTGTGGTCGGTAAAAGCAGGCCAAACCCAATGCTTAATCAAGGTATCGGTGGAAGAGTGCGAAAGCCTGGGTTTGCGGTTTGAGGCTTGGGGCGGACAGCGCTACCGGTTTTCGTACTGCACCAACGGCGTCACGTGGCAAGCCATGCCCATGAACAGCTTCGCCCTCAACGGCACTTACCTACCGCCCTGGGATCGGGGCATTCGGGTCGGCTTGTTGGCCCAAGGTCCGGAAACGGCTACGGTGGCCTTCAATGATTTTACGATTCGCAACCAACGCTAG
- a CDS encoding glycosyl hydrolase 115 family protein gives MVLLRVRRLLHRSYLLPFLFVMCLTVSSLQSAWAVDGTSYVSTKQQKGSFALAAAGKVAPLYASAADWPGVLRAAKDLQADVNRVTKLTPTFSTDKAPTGKEVVLIGTIGKSPLIDQLIRTKKLDVSGVTGKWEVFVNQVVEKPLPGVERALVIAGSDKRGTIYGIYDLSQQMGVSPWYWWADVPVPPQKSLYVTAGRHTQGEPAVKYRGIFINDEAPALSGWSKEKFGGVNSKMYVHMFELILRLKGNYLWPAMWGNAFSDDDPQNPALADEYGIVMGTSHHEPLTRAHDEWRRYGKGGAWNYQTNAAALQEFWRGGMQRMGTRENVVSIGMRGDGDEPMSQESNIALLEKIVADQRQIIAETTGKPADQTPQMWALYKEVQDYYDKGMRVPDDVTLLLCDDNWGNIRKLPKLGDKPRSGGYGIYYHFDYVGGPRNYKWLNTNPLPRIWEQMHLAYEYGVKQIWVVNVGDLKPMELPISFFLDYAWDPNKIGADQVAAYTRQWAAQQFGEKHAAAIADILAKYAKYNARRKPELLDADTYSLATGEWATVVGEYQQLLARAEAINQQLPAASRDAYFELVLHPVRACANLNELYYTVARNREAAKAGSSTANGFADKAKALFEKDADISRQYNTLLGGKWNHMMDQMHIGYTTWHDEPANKMPAVVTLSPDKITAAREPSTSAPTANNRFVSIEAEHYTQAVNTSAITWQRLPDLGRTAGAVTTFPVTAAPTAAPSGTSPHLEYRLKLAQAGPVTVQAYLAPTLDFTNGQGLRYAVSFDDEAPQIINLHTGMVADNGNRPWEKAVADNIILRTSQHTLAKSGEHVLKFWRVDAGVVLEKLVVDQGGVKPSYLGPPENFPKAAGTKASTTEPKGSVGKR, from the coding sequence ATGGTTTTGCTACGCGTCCGCCGGCTGTTGCACCGGTCATATCTTCTGCCTTTTCTTTTTGTTATGTGCTTGACTGTGAGCTCATTGCAGTCGGCTTGGGCAGTTGATGGCACTTCATACGTCTCGACAAAGCAGCAGAAAGGCAGCTTTGCCTTGGCGGCTGCGGGCAAGGTGGCGCCGCTCTACGCCAGCGCCGCCGATTGGCCGGGCGTGTTGCGGGCCGCGAAGGATTTGCAAGCCGATGTGAATCGCGTAACCAAACTCACGCCCACCTTCTCGACCGACAAAGCGCCGACGGGCAAGGAAGTGGTGCTGATCGGAACCATCGGCAAAAGCCCACTGATCGACCAGTTGATCCGCACCAAAAAGCTTGACGTATCGGGCGTGACGGGTAAGTGGGAAGTATTTGTAAATCAGGTAGTTGAAAAACCGCTGCCCGGTGTAGAGCGGGCGTTGGTAATTGCCGGTAGCGACAAGCGCGGCACCATCTATGGCATTTATGACCTGTCGCAGCAGATGGGCGTTTCGCCGTGGTATTGGTGGGCCGATGTGCCGGTGCCGCCACAAAAGTCGCTGTACGTGACCGCGGGGCGACACACACAGGGCGAACCGGCGGTAAAGTACCGCGGCATCTTCATCAACGACGAAGCACCGGCGCTCTCGGGCTGGTCCAAGGAGAAATTCGGTGGCGTCAATTCGAAGATGTACGTGCACATGTTCGAGCTGATTTTGCGCCTCAAAGGCAATTACTTGTGGCCGGCCATGTGGGGCAATGCTTTCAGCGACGACGACCCGCAAAACCCGGCGCTGGCCGATGAGTATGGCATCGTGATGGGCACCTCGCACCACGAGCCACTCACGCGGGCCCACGACGAGTGGCGCCGCTACGGCAAAGGGGGCGCCTGGAACTACCAGACCAACGCCGCTGCCTTGCAGGAATTTTGGCGCGGGGGCATGCAGCGCATGGGCACCCGGGAGAACGTGGTGAGCATCGGCATGCGCGGCGACGGTGACGAGCCCATGAGCCAAGAAAGCAACATTGCGCTACTGGAAAAAATCGTAGCCGATCAGCGCCAGATCATTGCCGAGACTACCGGCAAGCCCGCCGACCAAACGCCCCAAATGTGGGCGCTCTACAAAGAGGTGCAGGACTACTACGACAAGGGCATGCGCGTGCCCGACGACGTGACGCTGCTGCTCTGCGACGACAACTGGGGCAATATCCGCAAGCTGCCCAAGCTCGGCGACAAACCCCGGAGCGGCGGCTACGGCATTTATTACCACTTCGACTACGTGGGTGGGCCGCGTAACTACAAATGGCTCAATACCAATCCGTTGCCGCGCATCTGGGAGCAAATGCACTTGGCCTATGAATATGGCGTCAAGCAAATTTGGGTGGTGAACGTGGGCGACCTGAAGCCCATGGAATTACCGATCAGCTTCTTCCTCGACTACGCCTGGGATCCCAACAAAATCGGGGCGGATCAGGTGGCTGCCTACACCCGGCAATGGGCCGCCCAGCAGTTTGGCGAAAAGCACGCCGCCGCTATTGCCGATATTCTGGCCAAGTACGCCAAGTACAACGCCCGCCGCAAGCCCGAATTGCTCGACGCCGATACGTACAGCTTGGCTACTGGCGAGTGGGCCACCGTTGTAGGCGAGTACCAACAGTTGCTCGCGCGCGCCGAAGCCATCAACCAGCAGCTACCCGCCGCCAGCCGGGATGCCTATTTCGAGCTGGTGCTGCACCCGGTGCGGGCTTGTGCCAACCTGAACGAGTTGTACTACACCGTCGCCCGCAATCGCGAGGCCGCTAAAGCCGGATCTTCTACGGCCAATGGGTTTGCCGATAAAGCCAAGGCATTGTTTGAAAAGGACGCGGACATCTCGCGCCAATACAACACACTGCTTGGCGGCAAATGGAACCACATGATGGACCAGATGCACATCGGGTACACCACTTGGCACGACGAGCCCGCCAACAAAATGCCGGCTGTGGTGACCCTGTCACCAGACAAAATCACGGCCGCTAGGGAGCCCTCTACTTCGGCGCCAACCGCCAATAATCGGTTCGTTTCCATTGAGGCAGAGCACTATACCCAAGCGGTGAACACCAGTGCCATCACTTGGCAGCGCCTGCCCGACTTGGGCCGCACGGCGGGCGCCGTCACGACGTTCCCGGTCACGGCGGCCCCAACGGCGGCCCCAAGCGGCACGAGTCCGCACCTCGAATACCGTCTTAAGCTTGCACAAGCTGGGCCCGTAACCGTGCAGGCTTATCTGGCCCCGACGCTAGACTTCACCAACGGCCAAGGGTTGCGGTATGCCGTATCGTTTGATGACGAAGCGCCGCAAATTATCAACCTGCATACTGGTATGGTAGCCGACAACGGCAACCGACCGTGGGAAAAGGCGGTCGCGGACAACATCATCCTGCGCACCTCGCAGCACACGTTGGCCAAATCCGGCGAACACGTGCTGAAGTTCTGGCGCGTGGATGCCGGCGTGGTGCTGGAGAAACTTGTAGTCGACCAAGGTGGCGTGAAACCAAGCTATCTAGGCCCGCCCGAAAATTTTCCCAAAGCGGCCGGTACCAAGGCTTCCACAACCGAGCCGAAGGGCAGCGTTGGAAAGCGGTAA
- a CDS encoding bifunctional transaldolase/phosoglucose isomerase gives MNPLVEIRQFDQSIWLDFIRRKILINGELQKLIREDSLRGVTSNPAIFEKAIGGSDDYDAAIRSLALQNKTTEEIYTSLAIADVQQACDLFRPLYDSTDNSGDGYVSLEVGPGLINDTEGTIEEGMRFWKAVDRPNVMIKVPATLEGLPAIRRLISEGINVNVTLIFGLERYKLVAEAFIAGMEDRVKAGQPIDKIASVASFFLSRIDVLIDPKIEKIIAEGGEKAETAKSVLGEVAIASAKKAYQIYKEIFTGPRWEALKAKGANTQRLLWASTGNKNPKYDDLKYVESLIGPHTVNTIPVETLDIFRAKGKPAVRLEDDLEKSEEVLRRLPELGLDLDALTNQLELEGAQKFSEPFAKLMDSLEKKRQIAFGETVIPAAMQLGQYQEDIEAKLQELNHKNFTQGFWQKDAPLWTQDAEAQQSIRSFMGWLRVAETMVEAVPALEQFANDIKAAGFKHVVVMGMGGSTMAPIVFDKSFQQGENGLPMSILDTTDPGTVRQIEESVPLADTLFIVASKSGTTAEPLAFGDYFYAKLKELKGDKAGENFVAITDPGSKFVTSATEQGYRHIFLNFPEVGGRFSALTYFGLVPAALLGINVGELLERAIRMMRACGAYGPVDQNPGVELGVALGVLATKGRDKLTFVVPDSLKDLGLWMEQLLAESTGKEGKGILPVAGEPLADLSLYGDDRVFAYIGYKNEPDTPNLEKLKVLADAGHPVITILMDEPLDLGAEFFRWEVATAVVGAVLGINPFDQPNVQAAKTATDRLMKTVEQEGKLPQPQAALSENGVDFYTTSTGDTAAGLLDAFFAQAKPGDYVSIQAYLTETPELNEAIDQLRAVLQRRLHVATTFGYGPRFLHSTGQYHKGGPNTGLFLQFTDDNVTDLPLPGRSYTFGTFQNAQAQGDLEALQSNDRRTLHVHLGHDVKKGLKTILSALQAPQMA, from the coding sequence ATGAACCCACTAGTTGAAATCCGCCAGTTCGACCAAAGCATTTGGCTGGACTTTATCCGTCGTAAAATCCTCATTAACGGCGAGTTACAGAAGCTCATCCGCGAAGACTCGTTGCGGGGGGTAACTTCTAACCCCGCCATTTTTGAGAAAGCCATTGGCGGTAGCGACGACTACGACGCTGCGATTCGCTCGCTGGCCCTGCAAAACAAGACGACCGAAGAGATTTACACCTCCTTGGCCATCGCCGACGTGCAGCAGGCCTGCGATCTGTTTCGCCCGCTCTACGACAGCACCGACAACTCCGGCGACGGCTACGTGAGCCTCGAGGTAGGCCCCGGCCTGATCAACGACACGGAAGGCACCATCGAAGAAGGCATGCGCTTCTGGAAAGCCGTCGACCGTCCGAACGTGATGATTAAGGTGCCGGCCACGTTGGAAGGCCTGCCGGCCATCCGGCGCCTCATCTCGGAAGGCATCAACGTAAACGTAACGCTGATTTTTGGTCTGGAACGCTATAAGCTTGTCGCTGAGGCGTTTATCGCCGGCATGGAAGACCGCGTAAAGGCCGGCCAGCCGATCGATAAAATCGCTTCCGTCGCTAGCTTCTTCCTCAGCCGCATCGACGTGCTGATTGATCCGAAGATAGAAAAGATCATTGCCGAAGGCGGCGAGAAAGCCGAAACGGCCAAATCGGTGCTGGGCGAAGTGGCCATTGCCAGTGCCAAGAAAGCCTATCAGATTTACAAAGAGATCTTTACGGGTCCGCGTTGGGAAGCGCTGAAAGCCAAAGGCGCCAACACGCAGCGTTTGCTGTGGGCCAGCACGGGCAACAAAAACCCTAAGTACGACGACCTGAAATACGTGGAGTCGCTGATCGGGCCGCATACGGTAAATACCATTCCGGTGGAAACGCTGGATATTTTCCGGGCCAAAGGCAAGCCTGCCGTGCGCCTCGAAGACGACCTCGAAAAGTCGGAGGAAGTGCTGCGTCGCCTGCCAGAACTCGGGTTAGACTTAGATGCGCTAACCAACCAACTCGAACTGGAAGGGGCCCAGAAATTCTCGGAGCCTTTCGCCAAGCTGATGGACTCGTTGGAGAAAAAGCGCCAGATCGCGTTTGGCGAAACAGTGATTCCGGCAGCAATGCAACTTGGTCAATATCAGGAAGATATAGAAGCTAAGCTGCAAGAGCTGAACCACAAGAACTTCACCCAGGGCTTCTGGCAAAAAGACGCCCCGTTGTGGACGCAAGATGCCGAAGCGCAACAAAGCATTCGCAGCTTTATGGGCTGGCTGCGCGTGGCCGAAACCATGGTGGAAGCCGTGCCTGCACTCGAGCAATTTGCCAACGACATCAAGGCCGCCGGCTTTAAGCATGTGGTAGTGATGGGCATGGGCGGCAGTACCATGGCCCCGATTGTGTTCGACAAGTCGTTCCAGCAAGGCGAAAACGGTCTGCCCATGTCCATTCTGGACACGACCGACCCCGGTACCGTACGCCAGATCGAAGAGTCGGTGCCGCTGGCCGACACGCTGTTCATTGTGGCCAGCAAATCGGGCACGACGGCCGAGCCGCTGGCGTTCGGCGACTATTTCTACGCCAAACTCAAGGAGTTGAAAGGCGATAAAGCCGGCGAGAACTTCGTGGCTATCACCGATCCGGGCTCCAAATTCGTGACTTCGGCCACGGAGCAAGGCTACCGACACATTTTCCTCAACTTCCCCGAAGTGGGCGGTCGTTTCTCGGCCCTGACGTACTTCGGCCTTGTGCCGGCCGCCCTGCTGGGCATCAACGTAGGCGAACTCCTGGAGCGCGCCATCCGGATGATGCGCGCCTGCGGTGCGTACGGTCCTGTTGACCAAAACCCCGGCGTAGAGCTAGGCGTAGCGCTTGGCGTGTTAGCCACGAAGGGCCGCGATAAGCTGACCTTCGTGGTGCCAGATTCGCTGAAAGACCTAGGCCTCTGGATGGAGCAGCTTTTGGCCGAAAGCACAGGCAAAGAAGGCAAAGGCATTCTGCCCGTAGCCGGCGAGCCGCTGGCCGATCTGAGCCTGTACGGCGACGACCGCGTGTTTGCGTACATCGGGTATAAGAACGAGCCTGATACGCCTAACTTGGAAAAGCTGAAGGTTTTGGCCGATGCGGGGCACCCGGTCATCACCATTTTGATGGACGAGCCGCTGGACTTAGGCGCCGAGTTTTTCCGTTGGGAAGTAGCTACGGCGGTGGTAGGCGCGGTGCTTGGCATCAATCCTTTCGACCAGCCCAACGTGCAGGCCGCCAAAACGGCGACTGACCGCCTGATGAAAACGGTAGAACAGGAAGGCAAGCTGCCCCAGCCGCAAGCGGCGCTTTCCGAAAACGGGGTTGATTTCTATACGACTTCCACCGGCGACACAGCCGCCGGCCTGCTCGACGCTTTCTTCGCCCAGGCCAAGCCCGGCGATTACGTGTCTATTCAGGCTTATCTGACGGAAACGCCGGAGCTCAACGAGGCCATCGATCAGCTGCGGGCGGTGCTGCAACGTCGTCTGCACGTGGCTACTACGTTTGGGTACGGCCCGCGCTTCCTGCACTCGACTGGCCAGTACCACAAGGGCGGTCCCAACACGGGCTTGTTCCTGCAATTCACCGACGATAACGTAACCGACCTGCCACTGCCCGGCCGTTCCTACACCTTCGGGACCTTCCAAAACGCTCAGGCTCAGGGTGATCTGGAAGCGCTCCAGAGCAACGACCGCCGCACTTTGCACGTGCATTTGGGCCATGACGTCAAGAAGGGACTCAAAACGATCTTGTCAGCCTTGCAGGCGCCCCAGATGGCGTAG
- a CDS encoding LacI family DNA-binding transcriptional regulator — protein MANHRASITDIAKVLGLSVSTISRALADHRDVSEDTKARVRQVAKDLNYRPNHLAAALRKGRSNTLGVLVPYITGNFFSVVVNGIETAATKAGLNVMICQSNENVLHEKRNLETLLNAQVDGFLVSLARTTHNLDHFAGIQELNIPLVFFDRILEGSDVSAIVVDDRLGAYQVVRHLIEQGSRRIAHFAGPQHLNVWKNRFQGYLDALRDFGLPFDDSLVYHCDMTEQSGVAGTRKFLQMSPLPDAIFAAVDIVAVEAMQVLKEHRIRIPEEIALAGFSNEAFTMFTEPRLTSVDQCGEQMGQQAVQMMQEMLASHSGHFIPRRVVLSPKLKIRDSTLRHSSLLID, from the coding sequence ATGGCAAACCACCGCGCCTCCATCACTGACATTGCCAAGGTTCTGGGCCTTTCGGTTTCCACCATTTCGCGGGCCTTGGCCGATCACCGCGACGTCAGCGAGGATACGAAGGCGCGGGTACGGCAGGTAGCTAAAGACCTGAATTACAGACCCAATCATTTGGCTGCCGCCTTGCGCAAAGGGCGTAGCAATACGCTGGGCGTGCTGGTGCCCTACATCACCGGCAACTTTTTTTCGGTAGTCGTCAACGGCATTGAAACGGCCGCTACCAAGGCGGGCCTGAACGTGATGATCTGCCAGTCGAATGAGAACGTGCTGCACGAGAAGCGCAATCTTGAAACCTTGCTCAACGCGCAAGTTGATGGTTTTCTGGTGTCGCTGGCCCGGACTACGCACAACCTCGACCATTTTGCCGGCATTCAGGAGTTGAATATCCCGCTGGTGTTTTTCGATCGTATTCTGGAAGGTTCTGACGTGAGTGCCATCGTAGTCGATGACCGCTTGGGGGCGTATCAGGTAGTCAGGCATTTGATTGAACAAGGGAGCCGCCGAATCGCGCATTTTGCTGGTCCACAGCATCTTAACGTCTGGAAAAATCGCTTTCAAGGTTACTTAGATGCCCTCCGGGATTTTGGACTGCCCTTCGACGATAGTTTGGTTTACCATTGCGACATGACCGAGCAGTCGGGGGTAGCAGGCACAAGAAAGTTCTTGCAAATGAGTCCTTTACCCGATGCCATCTTCGCCGCCGTCGATATAGTAGCCGTCGAAGCGATGCAAGTGTTGAAAGAGCACCGTATTCGCATTCCGGAGGAGATTGCGTTGGCCGGCTTTAGCAACGAAGCGTTCACGATGTTTACCGAGCCCCGCCTGACTTCCGTCGATCAGTGCGGTGAACAGATGGGCCAGCAGGCCGTACAGATGATGCAGGAGATGCTGGCTAGCCACAGCGGCCACTTCATACCGCGCCGGGTAGTGCTGAGTCCTAAGCTCAAAATCCGGGATTCTACCCTGCGGCACTCGTCGTTGTTAATTGATTGA